DNA from Methylobacterium currus:
GCGGCGGCACCATCGATTACTTCAGCCACCGCGGCACCGACGACAAGCCGGACCTGTGGGACGGCGACCTGCGCATCGAGGAGGTCGGCTACGCCACCCACCTGCTCGGGAAACGGGCGGTGGAGACGATCGCGGCCTCGGCGAAGGCCGGGCGGCCGTTCTTCCTCAGCCTGCACTTCAACGCGCCGCACTGGCCGTGGGAGACGCCCGACGACGAGGCCGAGTCGCGCCGCATCGCGGGCGGCAACCTGCGCCACTTCGACGGCGGCACCCAAGACACCTACCGGCGCATCGTCGCCGAGATGGACACCCAGATCGGCCGCGTCCTCCACGCCCTGGAGGCGAACGGCGTCGCCGAGGACACGATCGTGGTGTTCACGAGCGACAATGGCGGCGAGCGCTTCTCCGACACCTGGCCCTTCACCGGCCGCAAGACCGAACTTCTGGAAGGGGGCCTGCGAATCCCGGCGATCGTGTCGTGGCCGCGGCGGCTGAAGGCGGGTGCGGTCTCGGCCCAGCCGATGATCACCATGGACTGGCTGCCGACGCTGCTCGCCGCTGCCGGCACGGCGCCGGATCCCGCCTACCCGTCCGACGGCATCGACCTCCTGCCGATCCTGACGGGGCAGGCCCCGGAGCGCCCGCGGACCTTCCACTGGCGCTACCGCGCCAACGCGCAGGCGGCGATGCGCGACGGCGACCTCAAGTACCTCAAGATCCGCGACCAGACCTTCCTGTTCGACGTCGTCGCCGACCCGCTGGAGCGGGCGAACCTCAAGGCCCGGCGCCCGGAGGATTTTTCGAGGCTCCAGGCGGCCTGGACCGCCTGGAACGCCACCATGCTGCCGGAGCGGGGGGACAGCTTCTCGGAGACCTATACGGGGGCCCAGCTGGCGGACCACTTCGGGGCGGGGACGCCGGCGGGAAAGTAGGGCTCGGCGCCTGGACGGCGCGTCCTGTCAGAGCAGATCTCAGGAAACCCGCTCGCACCAATATACCTGCGTCCGGTACGGAAACGTCACCTCGTCCCGGCCGGCCAGCTCCGGCGTGCGGTCGATCAGGTCGCGCACGGCTCGCGCCACCCGCGCCCGCTCGGCGTCCGGAAGCGCCGCGATGAAGCTCACCGACAGGGTGCGGTCGAGGATCACCTGCTCCGGGGTTCCTCGATGGCCGTACGGGAAGGTCGCCTCGTGCAGGGGCCCGAACCCCTCGGCTGGAAACAGCCTCCGCCACGCGCCGGTGTGGTAGCGCGGGGCGTCGCCCTCATGGGCGTTCATGATCGTCGTGAGCTCCGCCACCCAGGGCGTGCTCTCGTCGCGGACGTTCCAGACGAGGTCGAGGCGGCCCCCCACCGTCAGCACCCGGCGGATCTCGGCCAGGGCCGCCGGGGTCGAGAACCAGTGGAAGGCCTGGGCGCAGACGAGCGCGTCGAGGCTTGCCTCCGCCAGAGGCATCGCCTCGGCGGAGCCGGCCAAAGCCGTCACGCCGGGGAGTGACGCAGCGAGCCGCGCCCGCATCGCGCCGACCGGCTCGATCGCCGTCACCTCGGCGCCGGTGGCGGCCAGCAGGCCGGTGAACTTGCCGGTGCCGGCGCCGAGATCGGCGACGCTCCGGCCCGGCCCGAGGCGCAAGCCGTCGCGCAGCCAGGCCGTCAGGGCCGCCGGGTAGTCGGGCCGGCCCTTAGCGTAGGTCTCGGCCCCGGCCGCGAAGCCGCTGGCCGCGGCGGGGTGCAGATCGGTCATGATGGCCGTTCCTCGATCAACGAAGCCAACCCTTCAGCCGCCGCACCGCCTCCCGCGCCTCGGCCTCGCCGCCGGCGAAGGACAGGCGCAGGTGGTGGGCGCCGGCCTCGGGATCGAAGTCGAGGCCGGGCGTCGCCGCGACGCCGGCCTCGTCGAGCATCCGGCGGCAGAAGCCGATCGAGTCGTTGGTGAGCCGGGCCACGTCGGCATAGAGGTAGAAGGCGCCGTCGGCCGGGTGCACGTCGCCGAGGCCGAGGCTCGGCAGCTCGCCGAGGAGGAGCGCGCGGGCCCGGGCATAATCGGCCTTCACCGCCTCCAGCTCCTCGGTGGCGTCGAAGGCGGCGAGGGCCGCCACCTGCGATAGGTAGGGCGCCGAGATGTAGAGGTTCTGCGCCAGGCGCTCGATCGGCCGCACCAGGCCTTCCGGCACCACCATCCAGCCGATGCGCCAGCCGGTCATGCAGTAGTATTTCGAGAACGAGTTGATCACGACCGCATCGGGATCGACCGCCAAGGCGGTCGCGGCCGGCACGCCGTAGGTGAGGCCGTGATAGATCTCGTCCGAGATGAAGCGCAGGTTCAGCGACCGGCAGGCCTGCGCCAGGGCGCGCAAGGCCGCCTCGTCGATCATCGTGCCCGACGGGTTGGCGGGGCTCATCACCAGGAGGCCGGAGAGCGGCGCGCTCGCGTGCGCAGCCCGAAGGCTCGCGGCGGTCGGGACGAAGCCGTCCTCGGCGCGCAAGGTCAGCCCCACCGGCTCGAGGTCGACGGCCTGGAGCACCGAGCGGTAGGCCGGGTAGCCCGGCGCCGCGATGGCGACGCGCCCGCCGGCATCGAACAGGCTCAGGAAGGCGAGCACGAAGCCCGCCGAGGAGCCGGTGGTGACCACGACCCGCTCCGGCGCCACCGCCACGCCGTAGGCCTCGGCGTAGTGGCGGGCGATGCGCTCGCGCAAGGGGGCGATGCCGAGCGCCTCGGTATAGGGGATGCGGCCCGAGGCCAGCGCGTCTTGCGCCGCCGCGATGGCCGGACGGGGGGCGGGCGCCGAGGGCTGGCCCACCTCCATATGCACCACGCTGCCGCCCTGCCGCTCCCGCCGCGCCGCGGCGGCGAGCACGTCCATCGCCAGGAAGGGCGCGACGCGGGCGGCGCGGCGGGAGACGAGGGAAGGAGAATCGGACATGATGGGCCTTGGAGCGTTCTTTCAGGTCACGGGCGCGGGTGCGCCCCCGCACATAGCGGGATTTGCCGGCAATTGCGCCCCGCCACCGGCGCAAGCGTGATTTGACAAGCCTGCCGCGAAACCGCCTAACCGGCGGCTCAAGGAGCGCGCCAGGATTGTGCGCCACCGACCGTGAACGACCCCGATGAGGACGACGATGCTGCTCCTGCCCCGCCTTCTGCCCGCCCTTGCGCTCGCGGGCCTCGTCGCCACGGCCGCGCCGACCCGGGCGCAGGCGCCGACGACCACGCCGGCGGCTCCGGGCACGGCGGCGCAAAGTCCCGCGACCTCGGGCGCGATGACCGACGCCCAGCGCCAGGCGATCGAGAGCGTGGTGCGCGACTACCTGCTGAAGAACCCGGAGGTGCTGCAGGAGGCGATGGCCGAGCTGGAGAAGCGCCAGCAGGAGGCCCAGAAGGTCGCCCAGGCCAGTGCCCTCAAGGAAACCCGCGACACCCTGCACAACTCGCCGCACGGCTTCGTCGCCGGCAACCCGAACGGCGACGTCACCCTGGTCGAGTTCTTCGATTACAATTGCGGCTACTGCAAGCGGGCGCTCACCGACCTGCAGACCCTGATCAAGGGTGATCCTAAGCTGAAGGTCGTCCTGCGCGACTTCCCCGTGCTCGGGCCCGACTCGCTCGAGGCCAGCAAGGTGGCGCTCGCCGCCAAGCAG
Protein-coding regions in this window:
- a CDS encoding sulfatase — its product is MTRRRVLGSAAVGAASLAGPRAAWAAQPPNIVFIMADDLGYADVACYGRPNLATPQIDRIAATGVRFTQAYANSAVCSATRTALITGRYQYRLAVGLEEPVTTRFAGGLPADHPTLPGLLRQAGYRTALVGKWHLGSVQEYGPLQRGYDAFWGFRGGTIDYFSHRGTDDKPDLWDGDLRIEEVGYATHLLGKRAVETIAASAKAGRPFFLSLHFNAPHWPWETPDDEAESRRIAGGNLRHFDGGTQDTYRRIVAEMDTQIGRVLHALEANGVAEDTIVVFTSDNGGERFSDTWPFTGRKTELLEGGLRIPAIVSWPRRLKAGAVSAQPMITMDWLPTLLAAAGTAPDPAYPSDGIDLLPILTGQAPERPRTFHWRYRANAQAAMRDGDLKYLKIRDQTFLFDVVADPLERANLKARRPEDFSRLQAAWTAWNATMLPERGDSFSETYTGAQLADHFGAGTPAGK
- a CDS encoding class I SAM-dependent methyltransferase — protein: MTDLHPAAASGFAAGAETYAKGRPDYPAALTAWLRDGLRLGPGRSVADLGAGTGKFTGLLAATGAEVTAIEPVGAMRARLAASLPGVTALAGSAEAMPLAEASLDALVCAQAFHWFSTPAALAEIRRVLTVGGRLDLVWNVRDESTPWVAELTTIMNAHEGDAPRYHTGAWRRLFPAEGFGPLHEATFPYGHRGTPEQVILDRTLSVSFIAALPDAERARVARAVRDLIDRTPELAGRDEVTFPYRTQVYWCERVS
- a CDS encoding pyridoxal phosphate-dependent aminotransferase, which gives rise to MSDSPSLVSRRAARVAPFLAMDVLAAAARRERQGGSVVHMEVGQPSAPAPRPAIAAAQDALASGRIPYTEALGIAPLRERIARHYAEAYGVAVAPERVVVTTGSSAGFVLAFLSLFDAGGRVAIAAPGYPAYRSVLQAVDLEPVGLTLRAEDGFVPTAASLRAAHASAPLSGLLVMSPANPSGTMIDEAALRALAQACRSLNLRFISDEIYHGLTYGVPAATALAVDPDAVVINSFSKYYCMTGWRIGWMVVPEGLVRPIERLAQNLYISAPYLSQVAALAAFDATEELEAVKADYARARALLLGELPSLGLGDVHPADGAFYLYADVARLTNDSIGFCRRMLDEAGVAATPGLDFDPEAGAHHLRLSFAGGEAEAREAVRRLKGWLR
- a CDS encoding DsbA family protein; the protein is MLLLPRLLPALALAGLVATAAPTRAQAPTTTPAAPGTAAQSPATSGAMTDAQRQAIESVVRDYLLKNPEVLQEAMAELEKRQQEAQKVAQASALKETRDTLHNSPHGFVAGNPNGDVTLVEFFDYNCGYCKRALTDLQTLIKGDPKLKVVLRDFPVLGPDSLEASKVALAAKQQLKGDKLFDYHTRLLESRGRVNGERAIAVAKEMGLDIAKLQKDMQAPDIQAALQENVGLGDKLGLSGTPAFIIGDEIIPGAVGVDPIRKTVAGVRQCGHATC